DNA sequence from the Anthonomus grandis grandis chromosome 9, icAntGran1.3, whole genome shotgun sequence genome:
AAGAGTTTCTTAAATTCttccattttttttgaagatctttctctgaaaatttaaaaaagtttgttttttattattatcaggTACCTGGCGACTGGTTGCTCACTTACTGAGCTACATTATAACTACAGAGTTGGAATTTCAACAGCGAGTGAAATAATTCAGCAAACATGCAAGCTAATTTGGATATTTATGAAAGAACAATGTATACCAATGCCCACACGAGAAAAATGGTTAGAAATCGCAgacggttttttgaaaaatgcaaattatcCACACTGTTTGGGTGCCATAGACGGCAAACATATCCGGGTTATAAAACCACAACATAGTGGTTCActttattttaactataaacattttttttcaattcaactTCTGGCTATGTGTGACTCGAATTATTGCTTTACATTTGTAGATATTGGAGATCATGGCAAAAACAGTGATTCAAGCATTTTTAAGAATTCACATTTTTATAAGAACTTAACGTCAAAAAAGCTAGATTTTCCCAATCCAGATTTTTTGCCACAAAAGAAGGATTACAAAATCCCATATGTTATTGTTGGAGACGAAGCGTTTGGTTTATCCTTCAATGTCATGAGGCCATATGgtggaaaaaatatatcatcAAAAAAGAGAATACATAATTACCGATTGACTCGAGCACGAAGATTTATTGAGTGTACTTTTGGAATACTTTCTAACAAGTGGAGAATATTTCACAGACCACTCAACGTGTCAATAGATTTTGCCGTTGACATAGTTAAAGCTTGTACTGTGCTCCATAATTTTGTTCGTGTACGAGATGGATATAAACATGAAGATACCTTATCCGTCCAAGGATTGTATGATGATGATTATGTTGCGGAAACAGGAGCAGGTTCTGCAAGATCAGCGACTATTATTCGTGACTATTTCATGAATACTGATATATTACCATGGCAGAATAGCTGCATTGCAGTGTAAACTAATGAtgttgaaattttgaaatttatttttaatcctaatataatattatcaattgacctttttgatttattaaatatttttttatttactttacgaatttattataatagaatttattattataaataaaaatagtattacaatttttttttactttaacagAAGTGTACTTTACGCTCCAAAAATTTGAACATATCGATAcgagacaccttgtataatagTGAGTTAATCTTAAGATACCAagtatttttgggaaaataaatttcattaaaaatattcccaTATTATGTAAACTTTTTAGCCTGCACtacttacttaaaataatataatatttatttgaaataaaaatatgcttaatGCTAAATAATACTTACCATATTCATTTTGTTGAGCTGCTGTCATCTCCTCAAAATTGTCGCACATTTGTTTCGCAATTTTCACCCAGCATTgctgttttttatttctatcgCAATAGTCTGGGTGCGCTGTATCCCATAAACAGGGATTTGGTTCCACCAAACTTATAAATTTTCCGTTGTCAAAGACTGCACGTTCcatttctatatatatattttttttttctaaaaaaaaccctaaaacacTAGAGCACGATAAACCTCAGGAACTATTCGGAAgattaactatttgaaaatcttaaataaatattgtaaactcGCATAAGAGTCCCCAGTGGCCAAAAAATGCAAAGTTTTCGCTAAGCACTCCTTGACCGGAATGAATGCTCTGAATCTTGTGAAAATCGTTTTCTTTTCGACTTCGAGGTTCAATCAacttaattacaattttaaagtcTGGTCTCTTCTCAAAAGACTCTTCTAACCGTAGTTCACTTAATAAGGCAGATCCGGTTTATTGACGTCGATTTTTGTATAATTGTGTTATCCACCATCGCCTTGTTTGCCTTTTCGGcttcactttttttaataaatcatacATTGTTAGAAATGCAGcacaacttattattaaaacttcatCCTCatatgatataattttttttgctatgaaaaaactaaattattcattaaagaGTTTAGTTTAACCCAAGCagtttatcattaaattaagCTTAAGCTTACACCTCTGGTAGGGTCACTTGTTATGAAGACCATTTTCACTTACCTTGTATCAAGCCTGGGAGGTTAACTAAACGGCATCTAGTTTAAAGTCTCTTTTTGAATTGGGCTTAAATGAATATATAACATGAATGAATATAATCACAGCTGATACGTAAATCATTGAACTAAATACTTGGAAAAATTTTGTGCGCATGGGAGAATAgattaattttgttaagatttttcaGGAAATTCGAATAAAGAAAGCTAGTTTTTTGGcagcagtaaaaaaaaaacctgtgCAGgctaaaaaactaagaaaaatgcaaaaatggacgcattttttatgatataactTGATGCACAGACCACCCTCGATAAAAGCGGTAGCTTAAGAACGTTTGCATTCTTAGCGCCATCTAAATTTCGAGGAGTAGAGGCTTTTTAGTGTTCGGTAAATCGCCCAAGCTTTTAAGCCCCTGATGCATAGTGGAAATAGCTTTGGAATACAGGGTTGCAACATGGACATTATATATGGCATGTATGATCGACATGTATATTATTGCATTACAACTGtgtgcatttaattttaagtttaacatcGATTAGTGTTTGTGTATTATCAGTACTATGAAAAGGCTCATTTATTAACTGGGTAAAATGATAAGATATATAAGTGTACGTAATAATACgtataatattcctaaaatagACACATTGCTACGATCAACAGAAGATAAAGGAGGCCAAAGataccaaaaatgtttttttagtatttagaaTCTATCATCGCTGCCTCCATCTTTTTGAAGCAGCAAACTATTAGCCGTTGAACCAATTTGCAACGTAACTACCTGGATGGTGTTGGGAAAATGCTAAGCAAGGATTGCAGCTTATGACGAGTAGAAGAGATCTAGCTCCTGAAGAAATTATGTTATAACTTGCGGGTGCAAGGCGAATAATTATGGTGTAGCCTGTGGGCGGAAAGCTGGACTAATATGCGCAGTCGCTTGCAAATTTTATGGAGAGAACTGTAGTAATCTGGCTGAAGGCGATATTGAAGAACCGGATATGGAGGATCCTCTATCGCAAGTGTATAAAAGACCGAATTGACGAATAATCATAACAGCCAACCGCCTGTCATTGGCCACACAAACGGCTTAGTGTCTAACGCTCCTGTCTTTAATTCTTTGTTGTTGAAAATTGCTTCTGTTAATGTCTAAAGTTAAAATCCAAAGATTCCTGGAAGGTTACAAGCTCAATGTTCTCctgaattaaaaaacttttaggaAGCCCCAACATTGCTGACCAATTACAATGTCAGAGGGCTGACAGGCTAGATGAAAGAGGTGGTGGGactttaataacaataaaaaatgcagTTCTCCAATTTTATTTCCCAAACCCATATCCTACTTTTAAATCGACCTTCGTTACAGTTTAAATGAGTAACGGCCCTATTCTTGTAAGAAGTTACTCGAATATAGATGGCCTTTTTTCCTTCAAGTCATATTGCTACACAAGGTTCACTTGAAATAACctacttaatctatatttttataattaattttttgtttggaattattgggatttattatttcatttttcaatttttattttcatttttacttcatttttgctttaaaagatgaAAAGATATAAGACtaaatattctgcaacttactacagatgcaaaaaaaacttgcaatggaagcaaaaatgcctacaactagcttacctaaagttgatatggattatgtagaatcaatggaagtggtggaagatagcagtgaaaaggtttgtgtcaaattttacatatttaaagtttaaaatactttaCTTGTTGTAAATATATCGTACTTTATAGCCTTTCTTTACACAAGAGACTAACCAGTTTGAAAACAATATAACAGTAACTGTGGTTTACTGTTATTGTGATAGAGTGAAAGATAAACCGAAACAAATGTTTAAGCTATgtttaaaatgcttttatttaacttaaaaattaaaaaaaataagagcgAAGGTAATTCTCAGCaccaataaacaataaacaacaaaaatttctgaaatttagttttttttactgtaTTCTGCGAACTAACTACTTACTACTTTTTTGCTTATAtcctaatgtttttattattgtttgctttgaatttgtttttgagttcatTTTGCTGTGGACTGTGTTTTTtgagctgtttgttttattggttaatcatttattatgccTTTGCCGTATACCACCCAAGAGTATGCACACATGCATCTCATTTATGGTGAATGCACAGGAAATGCTCTATAGCAGCATCGAATATTTATCAAGAAAGATATCCAAATTTGGCCCGGTATCCTAATTATCGTGCATTTATTAATGTTCACCGCTCATATTCCGAAGGAAGGATGCCTCATGCTCCCCTTCGAGAGGAAAGATCTCGTATTTATTGTGTTGTGACCCaattttagaagaaattgaaaatgatccgACTACTTCGGCACGAGTAATCGAAAGAAGAACAGCAATACCGAAATCGGTAGTAAACATTACTAGGCGATTTCAATATCACCCATATCATGTTCAACGGGTGCAAAGACTACTGCCTCGAGACTACGAGCCACGCTTACAACCTTGCCgcagaatgttgcaaaaaaatcaagaggatccgaattttttagataatatactGTGGTCGGATGAGAGTACATTAAAAAAGGATGGCTTTATAAACATGCACAATTTGCTCCCTTATGCGTTGGAAAATTCCCATTTTATTCGAAAAGGTCGCACGCCGATTTATAGTACACTTGTGGACCGGTACCTTGAACGGAAGTTTAATTAGCTCATTTGAATTAGCAGAAAATTTGAACTGGCACGGCGTActcaggttttttttttaaacgatctACCAATTCTTTTAGATGTTCCTTTGGCCAGTCGCCGAATAATGTGGTTCGAAAATGATAGCCCGACACATTATGCTCATGAAGTTCGTCGATATTTGAACCAAACTTACCCCAACGGATGGATCGGCCGACTTGGTCCAATTttatggcctcctagatctcaaGACCTAAACCtcctcgattttttttactgatattgcctaaaagaaaaggtttatgcaacacaaataaataatattgctgaattacGGTAACGAATAAATGACGCAGTCCAAGATCTTAACGCTGCAAGGAATGCAAGATGGGTCAAaaggtcatttattaaaagatgccaCGCCTGCATTCGCATTGGTTGTGGACAGTTCgaacatattatttgatttttaaaaatttttctaagttaaataaaaatatattttgaacataacataatatatacatgtgttgttttatttttttataaagtagattagatttatcttatttattggttttttaaaacatattaggtaattttttaaagtagatTAAATAAGCCAACTTTATAAGATATTAGCCAAGGTTGCTGGACAATTTTTTGGTCCAGTATGACGGATCAAAGttgagatattaaaaataaaaataagttatacTTCATTTTAGAATAGATGTCCAATTAAATGTTTTGGCtagtttaatgtttgtgtttgatcagtaaaatggctgtTCAGTGTtacaaagctaaaaaaaattctaaaaaatatcgagttttaaggcgtgacaatcgaaaatcttatccaagagtaggattttggtgaccTCCACTTAAGAGCCAATATCTAAAAAACCAgcgattttatgtttttctgggtgcttatgagttgtTCTATCATACCTTTCAGTATTATCTTTGACTTTccggataccctgtatataggtAAAGGATATGTGAATGATGAGATAGCAGCACTACCAACCCTGGCTTAAACGACGACCAGGTAAATCATTATGCATCATTATATTATTGCATAACAAAAATTGCTGCATTAGAATCCTAAACATATCGATTAGACTCGATATCACAGAATAAGGAGACGATCATCCGTGGCATTTTCCACTTTAAGTGTAAATGTATAAATAGCTTTTTTTTGGCTGATATCTTAAAAGTACCACTTTAAACAGATATTAATTTACctatataaattactttattgttatgaaaaaattattcatcaaatATGAAGCTGATGTGTAGTGTTGTATTTTTCTGCTATATTTATATAGCGGTAagtacatttaaatattgacaatttaataacttttttttaatattgtttttaataggATGCAGCGGATTTGCTTGTATCTTTACCTTATGGAATGATCCAGGGTAAAGAACTAGTCAGTCCTGGAAATATAACATACAGAGCATTCCAGGGCATACCTTATGCTGCAGCTCCAGTTGGTACCTTAAGGTTTCAGGTTAGTACCTTTCATGTTCTCCCGTAATACCATtagtttttgtataattttaaaccAGCCACCTCAACAACCCTATCAATGGGAAGGAATTAAAAATACCACAAAAGAaggaaatatttgtttttccgTTCATGAAGATAGTGATTTAGAAAACGAAGATTGTTTGTTTATGAATGTTTATACACCTATACTATCTAATGTGAgttactttatatatttttataaatttgagtattcaatatttatttttaaagtcatCAGCAGTAAAACTTCCAGTGATGTTATGGTTCTATGGCGGGGGCTTCTATACCGGTTCATCACTATCTACACATTTTGGCCCTGATttctttatggaaaaaaatgtcattattgCAATTTTCAACTATAGAGTAGGTAAGTCATAAGGAGTTTCTGCGTAACAACTGAAAGTTCGCTTAACTTATGTTAGTTTAATTTAGGCCCTTTCGGATTTTTGGCTACTGAAGATGGTGTAATATCTGGAAATGCCGGACTAAAAGATCAAGTTATGGCTATAAAATGggttaatgaaaatattgcatcATTTGGAGGTGATCCTGATAAAGTTACAATATTTGGACAGAGTGCAGGTGGAGCTTCAGTAGGATATCAGTTACTTTATAAACAAAATGAAGGTATAGTTTTTACAGTTTAATTTTAGgacttaaaaatagaaaaaatcccAAGAGAATTTCGTTTTGTAGTAAACTAAAAATGCATCTATTTAGGATATTGTCCttctaaaactaaaacaaattttataaatgattaCAGATACTACAGTAATTTTAGTCTTCGTATTTCATTTGAATCATATCATTTAAAGATAGTACAGTCGATTTCATAAATTGGTTGTATGAAAGAACTtttagaaatttagaaatttcatcagttaaaaattttaaaaacttttcctAATATAAGATAATTTCTATCAACTAGTGtacaaaatttttcttatcGAACTTCCCATATACGGAAAATTTGGATTTTGAGAGGACCAGCAacgtttttaagttttctctTATGAACGCAAGGCAGATCATatcctttttataattaataatatctaaattttccttccttatttttttacattatataaattaataatttaatatataatttacaagGTGTTTACTAAACTTGcggcaaaattttaatggattattttttggactattctaaggatattttatcctgttataattttttataggaCGCTTTATTTCGAAGATACAGGGCAAAAAAGAATGTCAAACATCCTATTTTGaaggttttaaaattatcaacgtagccaaaataaaagtatagagagtaagtaataaaaaatctaccaagtaataaaaaatccttttaaaaacATTCTGATTAACGTAGCCGAAAAAACTTAAGTTTGTCAATTAGAGTACTGTGTAATTGTACCGTGAACGATTTCCTAATCGTAATGTGCCTAATAGAAAAATTTTCTAAAGTATACATCAACATCTTCGTGAAACAAGAGCATTGAAGCGAAGTGGAGGACAAGCAAGGCCAATGGCAGTAAGAACTGTAAAACTAGACGAAAATGTGCTGACCATGGTAGAAGAAGATACCTCTACTcgagaaattaaaaatactttaaatgaaagTAACAGGACAATTTGGAAGATTCTTATAGAATGTTTGTTGTACCCATT
Encoded proteins:
- the LOC126740695 gene encoding uncharacterized protein LOC126740695, whose amino-acid sequence is MEIEECIAVWHLLNNKKKKLKRRRILWVHSMLGLRESKGMYNLLYQDLLQDPSKFFNYFRMSIQSFEELHILKIRLVKKDTNMRRSIASKKRLAMTLRYLATGCSLTELHYNYRVGISTASEIIQQTCKLIWIFMKEQCIPMPTREKWLEIADGFLKNANYPHCLGAIDGKHIRVIKPQHSGSLYFNYKHFFSIQLLAMCDSNYCFTFVDIGDHGKNSDSSIFKNSHFYKNLTSKKLDFPNPDFLPQKKDYKIPYVIVGDEAFGLSFNVMRPYGGKNISSKKRIHNYRLTRARRFIECTFGILSNKWRIFHRPLNVSIDFAVDIVKACTVLHNFVRVRDGYKHEDTLSVQGLYDDDYVAETGAGSARSATIIRDYFMNTDILPWQNSCIAV
- the LOC126740642 gene encoding venom carboxylesterase-6-like isoform X3; amino-acid sequence: MKLMCSVVFFCYIYIADAADLLVSLPYGMIQGKELVSPGNITYRAFQGIPYAAAPVGTLRFQPPQQPYQWEGIKNTTKEGNICFSVHEDSDLENEDCLFMNVYTPILSNSSAVKLPVMLWFYGGGFYTGSSLSTHFGPDFFMEKNVIIAIFNYRVGPFGFLATEDGVISGNAGLKDQVMAIKWVNENIASFGGDPDKVTIFGQSAGGASVGYQLLYKQNEGADFVAHSEDIKYMWNHRNFVLSAYPEADRLTHERVLTLWTNFAKYLNPTPEKAAVLQNVTWPKVKPGNFHYLDIGNDLVVKKNPKSPYYAAWTRIYEQYNERPFTVF